CGCCGACTACGTCAAGAACATGATCACCGGCGCCGCCCAGATGGACGGCGCGATCCTGGTGTGCTCGGCCGCCGACGGCCCGATGCCCCAGACCCGTGAGCACATCCTGCTGGCCCGCCAGGTGGGCGTGCCCTACATCATCGTCTTCCTGAACAAGTGCGACATGGTCGACGACGCCGAACTGCTCGAGCTCGTCGAGATGGAAGTGCGCGAACTGCTCGACAAGTACGATTTCCCCGGCGACGACACCCCCATCATCCACGGCTCGGCCAAGCTCGCTCTCGAAGGCGACGCTGGCAAGCTGGGTGAGGAAGCCATCATGGCCCTGGCCAACGCCCTGGACACCTACATCCCCACGCCCGAGCGTGCGGTCGACGGCGCATTCCTGATGCCCGTGGAAGACGTGTTCTCGATCTCTGGCCGCGGCACCGTGGTGACCGGCCGTATCGAGCGCGGCATCATCAAGGTCGGCGAGGAAATCGAGATCGTCGGTATCCGCGACCTGCAGAAGACCACCGTGACCGGCGTGGAAATGTTCCGCAAGCTGCTCGACCAGGGTCAGGCAGGCGACAACGTCGGCCTGCTGCTGCGCGGCACCAAGCGTGAAGACGTCGAGCGTGGCCAGGTGCTGTCCAAGCCGAACTCGATCAAGCCGCACACGCACTTCACCGCCGAGGTGTACGTGCTGTCGAAGGACGAGGGCGGCCGCCACACGCCGTTCTTCAACAACTACCGTCCGCAGTTCTACTTCCGCACGACCGACGTGACCGGCGCCATCGAGCTGCCGGCCGACAAGGAAATGGTCATGCCCGGCGACAACGTGTCGATCACCGTCAAGCTGATCAACCCCATCGCCATGGAAGAAGGCCTGCGCTTCGCCATCCGTGAAGGCGGCAAGACCGTCGGCGCCGGCGTCGTCGCCAAGATCATCGCCTGATTTGTAGTTACGGAGGGGTATAGCTCAATTGGCAGAGCGTCGGTCTCCAAAACCGAAGGTTGTAGGTTCGATTCCTACTGCCCCTGCCACCGAAAGGTGGTAACCCAAGCCCGTCAGGATCTGACGGGCTTCGGCGTCTCCAGGGTCACTTTGTGATCTCGGGGTTGCTCTTCTCGATGCATAGCAGGAAACCTCAGCCACATGGCGACCTCCCAAGTTGAAACTGTCAGCACCGGTGCGGACAAGGCGAAGATCGGCCTTTCCGTATTTTTGGTGCTGGCTGCGCTGACGGCGTTCTATGTCCTCTCGCGCCAGGGCGCGCTGGTGCAGTGGGCCGCGTTGCTGGTCGGTCTGGCGGTCGCCGCCGGGCTGTTCTTCACCGCCGAGAGCGGCAAGCAATTGATCGCCTTCGGTCAGGACTCCTGGCGTGAAGTTCGCAAGGTCGTCTGGCCGGCGCGCAAGGAAGCGATTCAGATCACTGCCTATGTGTTCGGCTTCGTCGTGGTCATGGCGCTGTTCCTGTGGGTGACCGACAAAACGCTGGAATGGGTCTTCTACGACCTGTTGCTGGGCTGGAGAAAATAATGGTCGACACCGTGGAAAACACCTCTGGCGAAGAACTGGTGCCCGAAGGCGCCAATGCGGTTCCTGCCGCGCCGACCAATCCGGACCTGCGCTGGTACATCGTTCATGCCTACTCGGGCATGGAGAAGGCGGTCGAGCGCAACATCATCGAGCGCATCACCCGCGCCGGCATGGAAACCAAGTTCGGTCGCATCCTGGTGCCGACCGAGGAAGTCGTCGAAGTCAAGAACGGGCAGCGCCGCACCACCGAACGTCGCCTGTTCCCGGGTTACGTCTTCGTCGAGATGGTGATGGACGACGAGTCCTGGCATCTGGTCAAGCACACCAACAAGGTGACCGGCTTCGTGGGCGGCGCCAAGAACCGTCCGGCCCCCATCTCCGAGGACGAAGTTCAGAAGATCGTCAGCCAGATGCAGGAAGGCACCGAGAAGCCGCGCCACAAGGTGGAGTTCATCGTCGGCGAGCTGGTGCGCGTCAAGGAAGGCCCCTTCACCGACTTCAACGGTTCGGTCGAGGAAGTCAACTACGAGAAGAGCAAGGTCCGTGTCTCGGTCACGATCTTCGGTCGTGCCACGCCGGTCGAGCTCGAGTTCGGCCAGGTCGAGAAGACCTGAAGGCTTCGGCCTAATCTTTGGTTGCAGGCGCATTTTTCGACTCGGTGCCTGCGACGTCGCAAGAAGAGTCGTTCAACCCCCGGGGAGCCCGGCGTCCTGATGGACCGCCGAGCGTCATGACCCGCAAGGAGAACAAACCATGGCGAAGAAAATCGTCGGTTTCGTAAAACTGCAAGTGCCGGCCGGCAAGGCGAATCCCTCGCCTCCGATCGGTCCCGCTCTGGGCCAGCGCGGCCTGAACATCATGGAGTTCTGCAAGGCGTTCAACGCCCAGACCCAGGGTGTCGAGCCCGGTCTGCCGCTGCCGGTGGTCATCACCGCGTTCGCGGACAAGAGCTTCACCTTCATCATCAAGACGCCGCCCGCGACGACCTTGATCAAGAAGGCGATCAAGCTCGACAAGGGTTCGCCGGTGGCGAACAAGCAGAAGGTCGGCAAGATCACGCGCGCACAGCTCGAAGAGATCGCCAAGACCAAGATGAAGGACATGAACGCCGCCAGCGTCGACGCCGCCGTGCGTACGCTCGCCGGCTCTGCCCGTTCGATGGGCGTGACCGTGGAGGGTCTGTGAAATGGCCAAGCTGACCAAGAAACAAAAAAGCCTCGAAGGCAAGGTCGATTCGACCAAGCTGTACGCGCTGACCGAAGCGCTGGCCATGGTGAAGGAAGCCGCGACCGCCAAGTTCGATGAATCCATCGACGTGGCCGTGCAGCTCGGCGTCGATGCCAAGAAGTCCGACCAGGTGGTGCGTGGCGCCGTCGTGATGCCTCACGGCACCGGCAAGACCAAGCGCGTGGCCGTGTTCGCCCAAGGCGCCAAGGCTGAGGAAGCCAAGGCCGCTGGCGCCGACATCGTCGGCATGGACGACCTGGCTGCCATGGTCAAGGCTGGCGACATGCCTTTCGACGTGGTGATCGCCGCACCGGACGCCATGCGCGTCGTCGGTACCCTCGGTCAGATTCTGGGCCCGCGCGGCCTGATGCCTAACCCCAAGGTCGGCACCGTCACCGCCGATGTGGCCACCGCTGTCAAGAACGCCAAGGCTGGCCAGGTCCAGTTCCGCGTCGACAAGGCCGGCATCATCCACGGCACCATCGGCCGTCGTTCGTTCGACAGCGAAAAGCTCCAGGGCAACCTGGTCGCGCTCGTCGATGCACTGACCAAGGCCAAGCCGGCGACCAGCAAGGGCGTCTACCTGCGCAAGGTCGCGGTGTCGTCCACGATGGGCCTGGGCGTCCGCGTCGACACGCAGACCATCAACGCGGCCTGATAGCCGCAAAAAAATTCGGGTGGTCGCAAGGCCACTCGGTGGTGGGCTGGAGCCCGTGCCGGCAGCAATGCCAGCCAGGGCTCCAGGCCATCCAAGACCGCTGGTGTGTGGCGCGAGCCGCACCTAATCGCCGTAAGGCGGCCAGCGCAGATGGCGATCCCGCTGCCAAAGGAACAAGCCTCGTGCCTGAACCTGAAAAACAGTTGGTCGCTGCAACAAGAGCGTGCCGAAGGGCCAACCGGTCCGAGGCACATTGAAGGAGTAGACCTTGAGTCTTAATCGCAGTGAGAAAGAAGCGGTCATTGCAGAAGTGACCAGCCTCGCCGCCAAAGCTCAATCGCTGGTGATTGCGGAATACC
The nucleotide sequence above comes from Xylophilus sp. GOD-11R. Encoded proteins:
- the secE gene encoding preprotein translocase subunit SecE, which encodes MATSQVETVSTGADKAKIGLSVFLVLAALTAFYVLSRQGALVQWAALLVGLAVAAGLFFTAESGKQLIAFGQDSWREVRKVVWPARKEAIQITAYVFGFVVVMALFLWVTDKTLEWVFYDLLLGWRK
- the nusG gene encoding transcription termination/antitermination protein NusG; the encoded protein is MVDTVENTSGEELVPEGANAVPAAPTNPDLRWYIVHAYSGMEKAVERNIIERITRAGMETKFGRILVPTEEVVEVKNGQRRTTERRLFPGYVFVEMVMDDESWHLVKHTNKVTGFVGGAKNRPAPISEDEVQKIVSQMQEGTEKPRHKVEFIVGELVRVKEGPFTDFNGSVEEVNYEKSKVRVSVTIFGRATPVELEFGQVEKT
- the rplK gene encoding 50S ribosomal protein L11, producing the protein MAKKIVGFVKLQVPAGKANPSPPIGPALGQRGLNIMEFCKAFNAQTQGVEPGLPLPVVITAFADKSFTFIIKTPPATTLIKKAIKLDKGSPVANKQKVGKITRAQLEEIAKTKMKDMNAASVDAAVRTLAGSARSMGVTVEGL
- the tuf gene encoding elongation factor Tu; translated protein: MAKGKFERTKPHVNVGTIGHVDHGKTTLTAAIATVLSKKFGGEAKAYDQIDAAPEEKARGITINTAHVEYETANRHYAHVDCPGHADYVKNMITGAAQMDGAILVCSAADGPMPQTREHILLARQVGVPYIIVFLNKCDMVDDAELLELVEMEVRELLDKYDFPGDDTPIIHGSAKLALEGDAGKLGEEAIMALANALDTYIPTPERAVDGAFLMPVEDVFSISGRGTVVTGRIERGIIKVGEEIEIVGIRDLQKTTVTGVEMFRKLLDQGQAGDNVGLLLRGTKREDVERGQVLSKPNSIKPHTHFTAEVYVLSKDEGGRHTPFFNNYRPQFYFRTTDVTGAIELPADKEMVMPGDNVSITVKLINPIAMEEGLRFAIREGGKTVGAGVVAKIIA
- the rplA gene encoding 50S ribosomal protein L1; its protein translation is MAKLTKKQKSLEGKVDSTKLYALTEALAMVKEAATAKFDESIDVAVQLGVDAKKSDQVVRGAVVMPHGTGKTKRVAVFAQGAKAEEAKAAGADIVGMDDLAAMVKAGDMPFDVVIAAPDAMRVVGTLGQILGPRGLMPNPKVGTVTADVATAVKNAKAGQVQFRVDKAGIIHGTIGRRSFDSEKLQGNLVALVDALTKAKPATSKGVYLRKVAVSSTMGLGVRVDTQTINAA